One stretch of Curtobacterium flaccumfaciens pv. betae DNA includes these proteins:
- a CDS encoding LPD29 domain-containing protein: protein MTSTIIPTKDVAALLRKELRTTFPGVKFSVRCATGTAAAWINVTYDDGPTWLQVDAITRKFQGRSFNGQTDSYDEHVTTLVAGEVDQLPTEVRYSCARNYSPAGHLAAQRVIREDSSMRHLVICDEHGTLNGHHDLTDGRAEDFSAGGRGWAHPNLSAWSAVRFVLERVDLTPTPAHQ, encoded by the coding sequence ATGACCAGCACCATCATCCCGACCAAGGACGTCGCCGCGCTGCTCCGCAAGGAGCTGCGGACCACGTTCCCCGGCGTGAAGTTCTCCGTTCGTTGCGCCACCGGCACCGCGGCCGCGTGGATCAACGTCACCTACGACGACGGCCCCACCTGGCTACAGGTCGACGCCATCACGCGAAAGTTCCAGGGACGATCGTTCAACGGCCAGACCGACTCCTACGACGAACACGTGACCACCCTCGTCGCGGGCGAAGTCGACCAGCTGCCGACCGAAGTCCGATACAGCTGTGCCCGCAACTACTCGCCCGCGGGCCACCTGGCCGCACAGCGGGTGATCCGCGAGGACAGCAGCATGCGGCACCTCGTCATCTGCGACGAGCACGGCACCCTCAACGGCCACCACGACCTCACCGACGGCCGCGCCGAGGACTTCAGCGCCGGCGGCCGCGGGTGGGCGCACCCGAACCTGTCGGCATGGTCCGCGGTCCGGTTCGTTCTCGAACGCGTCGACCTCACCCCCACCCCGGCCCACCAGTAG